In Cloacibacterium caeni, a single window of DNA contains:
- a CDS encoding M20/M25/M40 family metallo-hydrolase, translated as MKKLLYILPLFLGGFFWSQNFKQDSLQFKKISDEILVNGKSYEDLRELTKDIGSRLSGSSNYEKSADWAMKKLLEAGADQVWFQPVMVNVWTRGDESLKLRVNHGKWKEVKMLSLGNSEGTKGKDLEGEVILVKTLEDFEKLPDYSVKDKIVFFNYAFKQEFVVTGQAYGDAGKYRRVTPSEVAKKGGKAVIIRSLTSSFDDVPHTGSTRYEDGIPKIPAVAIGAESADYLEEILLKKQKVQAILNSNCGMNGQMMTKSVIGEIKGKSDEKVIVVGAHLDSWDVGEGAHDDGAGIVQSIEVLRTFKSLKLKNNHTIRVVCFANEENGVRGGRTYMETVKKSEEPHIFALESDSGGFTPRSFSLGMHPDKAKSMKSWEKLFNPYGIYEFAGDHSGVDIEPLRELKIPASGLVTDSQRYFDIHHTPEDTFEKVNRRELLLGAVVMTQLIYMVDKNW; from the coding sequence ATGAAGAAACTACTTTACATACTTCCGCTCTTTTTGGGCGGATTTTTTTGGTCTCAAAATTTCAAACAAGATTCTCTTCAATTCAAGAAAATTTCAGACGAAATTTTGGTCAATGGTAAATCTTATGAAGACCTAAGAGAATTAACCAAAGACATTGGCAGCAGATTATCCGGAAGCAGTAATTACGAAAAATCTGCAGACTGGGCGATGAAAAAATTGCTAGAAGCTGGTGCAGACCAAGTTTGGTTTCAACCTGTAATGGTAAACGTATGGACTCGAGGTGATGAATCTTTAAAATTAAGAGTGAATCACGGAAAATGGAAAGAAGTAAAGATGCTTTCCTTAGGCAATTCTGAAGGAACCAAAGGTAAAGATTTAGAAGGAGAAGTGATTTTAGTAAAAACTTTAGAAGATTTCGAAAAATTACCAGATTACTCCGTAAAAGATAAAATTGTGTTTTTCAACTATGCCTTTAAACAAGAGTTTGTGGTAACCGGACAAGCTTACGGAGATGCTGGAAAATACAGAAGAGTTACTCCATCTGAAGTAGCAAAAAAAGGCGGAAAAGCCGTAATTATTCGTTCACTTACTTCTTCTTTTGACGATGTTCCTCACACTGGTTCTACTCGTTACGAAGATGGAATTCCTAAAATTCCTGCCGTTGCAATTGGTGCAGAGTCTGCGGATTATTTAGAAGAAATTTTACTCAAAAAACAAAAAGTTCAAGCCATTCTCAATTCTAATTGTGGAATGAACGGACAAATGATGACCAAATCTGTCATTGGCGAAATCAAAGGAAAATCAGACGAAAAAGTAATTGTAGTTGGCGCACATCTCGATTCTTGGGATGTAGGTGAAGGCGCTCATGATGATGGTGCTGGAATTGTACAAAGTATAGAAGTACTGAGAACTTTCAAAAGTTTAAAACTCAAAAATAATCATACCATAAGAGTAGTTTGTTTTGCCAATGAAGAAAATGGTGTAAGAGGTGGAAGAACGTACATGGAAACGGTAAAAAAATCTGAAGAACCACACATTTTTGCTCTAGAAAGTGACAGTGGAGGTTTTACACCGAGAAGTTTTAGCTTAGGAATGCATCCTGACAAAGCCAAATCTATGAAATCTTGGGAAAAACTTTTTAACCCATACGGAATTTATGAATTTGCAGGAGATCATTCTGGCGTAGACATAGAACCATTGAGAGAACTTAAAATTCCTGCATCTGGATTGGTAACAGATTCACAAAGATATTTTGACATTCATCATACTCCAGAAGACACTTTCGAGAAAGTAAATCGCAGAGAATTATTGTTAGGAGCTGTTGTTATGACACAACTTATTTACATGGTTGATAAAAATTGGTAA
- a CDS encoding DUF1015 domain-containing protein has translation MPVFKPFRGVRPHPDYIDKFPTHPLDNFTQEEINKKATEDSSYIQMIKPYVCSKSKDVDRNLRKVRSNYEEMLGDNKLLQDSSSYYLYEQILPNKSVFRGLLGLTSVEDFWNGKIKKHESTLTYKKEKLAHFLEKVSLQAEPVLLTYQANSKIELLMNHEEKNVPIINHTDETGVRHKVWRIDNRLKLQQFKEVIDQIDSFYVADGHHRIASAALYAQKHKEKNKRHNGNEPYNFVFSFIVSSQSIKINDYNRVVKDLNGNSEEEFLQKVSENFLIHEKGENAYYPSQKFHISMYLGGKFYSLHVKHNLRDLDQGLDNVDHHLLDKYIFKPILGINDYEEEENSKMNFVKGNSNIEGIIKLKEQVDSGDYSVGFGLFPVSFNDITKLANQNLQMPPKCTYIEPKLVTALLMYDMDW, from the coding sequence ATGCCAGTTTTTAAACCATTTAGAGGAGTTAGACCGCACCCTGATTATATTGATAAATTCCCAACTCATCCTTTGGATAATTTTACGCAGGAAGAAATCAATAAAAAAGCGACGGAAGACTCTTCTTACATACAGATGATTAAACCATATGTATGTAGCAAATCAAAAGATGTTGATAGAAATCTACGAAAAGTAAGAAGCAATTACGAAGAAATGTTGGGCGACAATAAACTTCTTCAAGACAGCTCTTCTTATTATTTGTATGAGCAAATTTTACCCAATAAATCTGTTTTCAGAGGATTATTAGGATTGACAAGTGTGGAAGATTTTTGGAACGGAAAAATCAAAAAACATGAATCTACCCTTACTTATAAAAAAGAAAAACTCGCTCATTTCTTAGAGAAAGTTTCACTTCAAGCAGAACCGGTTCTTCTTACCTATCAAGCTAATTCTAAAATAGAATTACTGATGAACCACGAAGAAAAAAATGTTCCCATCATTAATCATACAGACGAAACTGGAGTAAGACACAAAGTATGGAGAATAGACAATCGTCTAAAACTTCAGCAATTTAAAGAAGTAATAGACCAAATTGATTCTTTTTATGTAGCTGATGGTCACCACAGAATAGCTTCTGCAGCATTATACGCTCAAAAACACAAAGAAAAAAACAAAAGACATAATGGCAATGAACCTTATAATTTTGTTTTCAGTTTTATTGTTTCTAGTCAATCGATTAAAATTAATGACTATAACAGAGTTGTAAAAGATTTAAACGGAAATTCTGAAGAAGAATTTTTACAAAAAGTATCAGAGAACTTCCTTATCCACGAAAAAGGTGAAAACGCTTACTATCCATCACAGAAATTCCACATTTCTATGTATTTGGGTGGTAAATTTTATTCACTGCACGTAAAACATAATCTCAGAGATTTAGACCAAGGATTAGATAATGTAGACCATCATTTATTAGACAAATATATCTTCAAACCTATTCTCGGAATTAATGATTATGAGGAAGAAGAAAACAGCAAAATGAATTTTGTAAAAGGAAATTCTAATATTGAAGGCATCATCAAACTCAAAGAACAAGTAGATTCTGGCGATTATTCCGTTGGCTTTGGATTGTTCCCAGTAAGTTTTAACGATATTACCAAACTGGCGAATCAGAATTTGCAAATGCCTCCAAAATGTACTTACATAGAGCCAAAACTGGTTACTGCACTGTTAATGTACGACATGGATTGGTAA
- a CDS encoding D-2-hydroxyacid dehydrogenase: MKILANDGISNSGEKVLKEAGLNLLDNRVSQEHLIPFINENQVEVLLVKNATQVTKELIDACPSLKIIGKGGESMDNIDVEYAKSKGIHVINTPNAFAKSVAELVFAHFLTLIRFLHDSNRNMPLEGDTKFAFLKKSYEKATELSGKTLGIIGFGNIGKEVAKIGIGLGMKIIFYTRKPKTDTISLEFFDGRTIDFEFTSTNDKEAFLKEADFISINTSETTEYIIDTPEFEMMKDGVFIVNTAKGGVINEVTLIDYIENKKVAGAALDVFETEPKPEIQILMNPSLSLSPHVGGSTLEAQERIGTELAQQIIDLQKLI; this comes from the coding sequence ATGAAAATTTTAGCAAACGACGGTATTTCAAATTCTGGAGAAAAAGTTTTGAAAGAAGCTGGATTAAATCTTCTTGACAATAGAGTTTCTCAGGAACACCTCATTCCTTTTATCAATGAAAATCAAGTAGAAGTTTTATTGGTTAAAAACGCTACACAAGTAACTAAAGAACTTATAGACGCTTGTCCGAGTTTAAAAATCATAGGAAAAGGTGGCGAATCAATGGATAATATAGATGTAGAATACGCCAAATCTAAAGGAATTCATGTCATTAATACACCAAACGCTTTTGCTAAATCCGTGGCCGAATTGGTTTTTGCGCATTTTCTGACTTTGATTAGATTTTTGCACGATTCTAATAGAAATATGCCTTTAGAAGGTGATACTAAATTTGCGTTTCTCAAAAAATCTTACGAAAAAGCAACAGAACTTTCAGGAAAAACACTAGGAATCATTGGTTTTGGAAACATCGGAAAAGAAGTTGCCAAAATAGGAATTGGTCTTGGAATGAAAATTATTTTCTACACCAGAAAACCTAAAACAGATACCATTTCTTTAGAATTTTTTGACGGAAGAACTATTGATTTTGAATTCACTTCTACCAATGATAAGGAAGCGTTTCTAAAAGAGGCAGATTTCATCAGCATCAATACTTCGGAAACTACTGAATACATTATAGATACGCCAGAATTTGAAATGATGAAAGATGGCGTTTTCATTGTAAATACTGCAAAAGGCGGTGTAATCAATGAAGTAACACTCATTGATTATATAGAAAATAAAAAAGTAGCGGGAGCTGCTCTAGATGTTTTCGAAACCGAACCAAAACCAGAAATTCAGATTCTGATGAATCCTTCGCTTTCGCTTTCTCCGCATGTTGGTGGAAGCACTTTAGAAGCCCAAGAAAGAATAGGAACAGAATTAGCACAACAAATTATTGACTTACAAAAACTTATATAA
- the serC gene encoding 3-phosphoserine/phosphohydroxythreonine transaminase codes for MKKHNFSAGPCILPQEVFQKSAEAILDFNGMGLSILEISHRSKDFIAVMDEARAIVKRLMNLNDDYDVLFLGGGASLQFAMVPFNLMKENGKAAYLDSGNWAANAIKEAKKLGTVDVIGSSKEENYSFIPKIEEVGAEYDYFHCTSNNTIYGTQIKDFPKANTLMVSDMSSDIFSRVFDYSKFDLIYAGAQKNMGPAGATLVVVKKEILGKSGRVIPSYLDYAQHVAKESMFNTPPVFAVYASLLTLQWLENNGGIAAAEERNIAKAKLLYDEIDRNPLFECFCVPEDRSLMNVSFKITDESKKEAFDNAWKAAGINGLNGHRSLGGYRASLYNALPIESVQVLVDVMKSI; via the coding sequence ATGAAAAAACATAATTTCAGTGCAGGACCTTGCATTCTCCCTCAGGAAGTTTTCCAAAAATCAGCAGAAGCGATTTTAGACTTTAACGGAATGGGACTTTCAATTTTAGAAATATCTCACCGTAGCAAAGACTTTATCGCAGTAATGGATGAAGCCAGAGCCATTGTAAAAAGATTAATGAATCTTAATGATGACTATGATGTATTATTTTTAGGTGGAGGCGCAAGTTTACAATTTGCGATGGTTCCTTTTAACTTGATGAAAGAAAACGGAAAAGCAGCTTATTTAGATTCTGGGAACTGGGCTGCTAATGCAATTAAAGAAGCCAAAAAATTAGGAACAGTAGATGTAATCGGTTCTTCTAAGGAAGAAAATTACTCTTTCATTCCAAAAATTGAAGAAGTAGGTGCAGAATATGATTATTTCCACTGCACTTCTAACAATACCATTTATGGAACTCAAATCAAAGATTTTCCAAAAGCCAATACTTTAATGGTTTCTGACATGAGCTCTGATATTTTCTCTAGAGTGTTTGATTATTCTAAATTTGATCTAATCTATGCAGGTGCTCAAAAAAATATGGGACCAGCTGGAGCTACTCTTGTAGTGGTAAAAAAAGAAATTCTAGGAAAATCAGGCAGAGTTATTCCATCTTACTTAGACTACGCTCAACATGTAGCGAAAGAATCTATGTTTAATACGCCGCCAGTTTTTGCAGTTTACGCTTCACTACTTACCCTACAATGGTTAGAAAATAATGGCGGAATAGCTGCTGCCGAAGAAAGAAATATTGCTAAAGCGAAACTTCTTTACGATGAAATAGACAGAAATCCATTATTTGAATGTTTCTGCGTTCCAGAAGATAGAAGTTTAATGAATGTTTCATTCAAAATTACAGACGAATCTAAAAAAGAAGCTTTTGATAACGCTTGGAAAGCTGCGGGAATCAATGGATTAAACGGACACAGAAGTTTAGGTGGTTACAGAGCAAGTCTTTACAATGCCTTACCAATAGAAAGCGTACAGGTTTTGGTAGATGTTATGAAATCTATTTAA
- a CDS encoding 4Fe-4S dicluster domain-containing protein gives MAIIITDECINCGACEPECPNNAIYEGAVDWKASDGTSLKGTVTLKSGLTMDANAPQRPVSDDVYYIVPDKCTECKGFHEEPQCAAVCPVDCCVPDDNHVETDAELLGKKAFLHGE, from the coding sequence ATGGCTATTATAATAACAGACGAATGTATTAATTGTGGAGCTTGCGAACCAGAATGCCCTAATAACGCGATTTATGAAGGAGCTGTAGATTGGAAAGCTTCAGACGGAACCAGTCTAAAAGGAACCGTAACTTTGAAATCAGGTTTAACAATGGATGCTAATGCACCTCAAAGACCTGTAAGTGATGATGTTTACTACATTGTTCCTGATAAGTGTACCGAGTGTAAAGGTTTCCACGAAGAACCACAATGCGCTGCGGTTTGTCCGGTAGACTGTTGTGTTCCAGATGACAACCATGTAGAAACGGACGCAGAACTTTTAGGTAAAAAAGCATTTTTACACGGCGAATAA
- a CDS encoding acyl-CoA reductase, translating to MKQDLKIQGLSKLGHYLQQFLQKSEIDYTHDEQELAALMRRSEVENPWFTQENIRFCFKNWADILTEENIKNWLAEYQVSQLSKKVGLILAGNIPLVGFHDVMCVILSNHIPLIKLSSKDRLLLPFFLKKWGEFSEWNLEFQIVERLTEYDAVIATGSNNTARYLEYYFKDALSIIRKNRTSVAVIKGDETDEELQLLAEDIFRYFGLGCRNVTRLLIPKDYELSRLFENFLGFKDVINHHKYANNYDYNKAVYLLNQENFWDNNFVMLKEDSALFSPLSVLNFSRYESVEEVHAFLVENESNIQCVVAKPELGIENSVNFGEAQNPSLNTYADNIDTMAFLSVV from the coding sequence ATGAAACAAGATCTCAAAATACAGGGTTTAAGTAAATTAGGACATTATCTTCAACAGTTTTTACAAAAATCAGAAATTGATTATACTCATGATGAGCAAGAATTAGCCGCATTGATGAGACGAAGCGAGGTAGAAAACCCTTGGTTTACTCAAGAAAACATAAGATTTTGTTTTAAAAATTGGGCAGATATTTTAACCGAAGAGAATATAAAAAATTGGCTCGCAGAATATCAGGTTTCTCAACTATCTAAAAAAGTAGGATTGATTTTGGCGGGGAATATTCCTTTAGTAGGCTTTCATGATGTGATGTGTGTGATTCTAAGCAATCATATTCCGCTGATTAAGCTCTCTTCTAAAGACAGACTTCTTTTGCCTTTCTTTTTGAAAAAATGGGGTGAATTTTCTGAGTGGAATTTAGAGTTTCAAATCGTAGAAAGATTGACAGAATATGATGCGGTAATTGCTACAGGAAGTAATAATACGGCGAGATATTTAGAATATTATTTTAAAGATGCTTTGTCTATTATTAGAAAAAACAGAACTTCTGTGGCGGTAATTAAAGGAGATGAAACTGATGAAGAATTGCAATTATTGGCAGAAGATATTTTCAGATATTTTGGTTTAGGTTGTAGAAATGTAACGAGACTTCTTATCCCGAAAGATTATGAATTAAGCAGACTTTTTGAGAACTTTTTAGGTTTTAAAGACGTGATTAATCATCACAAGTATGCTAACAACTATGATTATAACAAAGCAGTTTATCTCTTAAATCAAGAAAATTTTTGGGATAATAATTTTGTAATGCTCAAAGAAGATAGCGCACTATTTTCGCCGCTTTCTGTGCTTAATTTCAGCAGATACGAAAGTGTAGAAGAAGTTCACGCTTTTCTCGTGGAAAATGAATCAAATATTCAGTGTGTGGTAGCAAAACCAGAATTGGGAATAGAAAATTCTGTAAACTTTGGGGAAGCGCAAAATCCTAGTCTCAATACTTATGCAGATAATATTGATACGATGGCTTTTTTAAGTGTGGTATAA
- a CDS encoding Bax inhibitor-1/YccA family protein, protein MEIQTTLVSQATDIEKGEFYKKTYLHVAFALLAFALVEYILLFNIPEEYIIAMVSQKFAWLLILGLFWLGSTLANKWTLSQSKNVQYLGLAFYVLLEAIIFLPMIYLAVVYTESLEVLKQAALLTLALFGGLTAVAFLSNKDFSFLKNVIVIGGFVSLGLIVIAILFGFNLGLWFSLGMVLLASASILYETQKLKDVYSPNQYVGASLQLFASIMLLFWYILRILSSRK, encoded by the coding sequence ATGGAAATTCAAACTACATTAGTTTCTCAAGCTACTGATATTGAGAAAGGAGAATTCTACAAAAAAACGTATTTACATGTTGCTTTTGCACTTTTAGCATTTGCGTTGGTAGAATACATTTTATTATTCAACATTCCAGAAGAGTATATCATTGCGATGGTTTCTCAAAAATTTGCTTGGTTATTAATTTTGGGGTTATTTTGGTTAGGTTCTACATTAGCGAATAAATGGACGCTTTCTCAAAGTAAAAATGTGCAGTATTTAGGCTTAGCTTTTTATGTTTTATTAGAAGCGATTATCTTTTTGCCAATGATTTATTTGGCTGTAGTGTACACAGAAAGTTTAGAGGTTTTAAAACAAGCTGCGCTCCTTACTTTAGCTTTATTTGGAGGCTTAACAGCTGTTGCTTTTTTAAGCAATAAGGATTTTTCTTTCCTGAAAAATGTTATTGTAATAGGAGGTTTTGTTTCTCTAGGATTAATCGTAATTGCAATCCTTTTTGGATTTAATTTAGGATTATGGTTTTCACTAGGAATGGTTTTATTGGCTTCGGCAAGTATTTTATATGAAACACAGAAATTAAAAGATGTTTATTCTCCTAATCAATATGTAGGAGCGTCACTACAACTATTTGCTTCAATCATGCTTCTTTTCTGGTATATTTTAAGAATTCTATCAAGTAGAAAATAA
- a CDS encoding DUF4286 family protein, with product MSILSITFHTVESQLQTWEQYLENELITLVENFIDVEKYILSEVNTEMLTEGKNTNLLLIFESDEKRQEFTETELYNLSEIIARKFGESVMIFKTELNEKKSRF from the coding sequence ATGAGCATTTTAAGCATAACATTCCATACCGTAGAAAGCCAATTGCAGACTTGGGAACAGTATTTAGAGAATGAATTGATAACTTTAGTTGAAAACTTTATAGACGTAGAAAAATACATTCTTTCTGAAGTAAATACCGAAATGCTTACCGAAGGCAAGAACACTAATCTCCTTCTCATCTTCGAAAGCGATGAAAAAAGACAAGAGTTCACAGAAACTGAACTCTACAATCTTTCAGAAATAATCGCTCGAAAATTCGGGGAAAGCGTGATGATTTTCAAAACAGAATTAAACGAAAAAAAATCCAGATTTTAA
- a CDS encoding DMT family protein: MTKGILTVLLLLVSNIFMTFAWYGHLKFQEWGWMKKSVLWSVILISWGFALFEYIFQVPANRIGFRENGGPFTLFQLKIIQEVVTLVVFTVFAVFFFKNESFKWNHLVAFVCLVLAVYFVFKK; this comes from the coding sequence ATGACAAAAGGAATTCTCACCGTTCTACTTTTATTGGTTTCAAACATATTCATGACATTTGCGTGGTATGGTCATCTCAAATTTCAAGAATGGGGTTGGATGAAAAAATCTGTACTTTGGTCGGTTATTCTTATCAGTTGGGGATTTGCCTTGTTTGAATATATCTTTCAAGTTCCAGCTAATAGAATTGGTTTTAGAGAAAATGGTGGTCCATTTACCTTGTTTCAGTTGAAAATTATACAAGAAGTAGTTACATTGGTTGTTTTTACCGTTTTTGCAGTGTTTTTCTTTAAAAATGAATCGTTTAAATGGAATCATTTAGTGGCTTTTGTCTGTTTGGTTTTAGCGGTTTATTTTGTTTTCAAAAAATGA
- the gyrA gene encoding DNA gyrase subunit A — MHKEGERLIPINIVDEMKSSYIDYSMSVIVSRALPDVRDGLKPVHRRVLYGMYGLGVFSNRKYLKSARIVGDVLGKYHPHGDSSVYDAMVRMAQPWSLRYPQVDGQGNFGSMDGDPPAAMRYTEARLKKISDEILSDLDKETVDFQNNFDDSLTEPKVLPTKIPNLLVNGTSGIAVGMATNMAPHNLSEAVDAICAYIDNREITIDELMKHIIAPDFPTGGIIYGYEGVRDAFHTGRGRIVLRAKVSFEEIGNRNAIIVTEIPYQVNKAEMIARTAELVKDEKIPGIYEIRDESDRNGLRVVYELKNDAIPNVVLNLLYKYTSLQTSFSVNNIALVHGRPEQLNLKDIIHHFVDHRHEVIVRRTEYELKKAKERAHILEGFMKVIGSQESLDKAIAIIRHSANPQEAKEGLIAEFELSEIQAQAILDLRLARLTGMELDKIRAEYEEIMALIKDLEDILTNEPRRYQIIKDELLEVKEKYGDERRSEIDYSGGEMSIEDLIPDEKVVLTISHAGYIKRTPLSEYKVQSRGGVGNKAATTRDADFLEYIVSATNHQYMMFFTEKGKCFWLRVFEIPEGSKTAKGRAVQNLINIEPDDKIRAYIRTNDLKDVDYVNSMYVVMVTKNGIIKKTSLEQYSRPRVNGINAIEIREDDQLLEAKLTTGTSEIMIATKGGKCIRFPEEKVRAVGRSSIGVRGVDLSDGDEVIGMIVVNDIQNETVLVVSEKGYGKRTAVEDYRITNRGGKGVITLNITEKTGNLIAIQSVTDEDGLMIINKSGVAIRMGMDDLRVMGRNTQGVRMINLKNNDEIAAVAKVMMDKEVEEETEETVENNDEETQNQAPLESQEDTLNKNEEE; from the coding sequence ATGCATAAAGAAGGAGAAAGACTAATTCCTATCAACATCGTTGATGAAATGAAATCCTCTTACATTGATTACTCAATGTCGGTAATTGTTTCCAGAGCGTTACCAGATGTAAGAGACGGCTTAAAACCTGTTCACAGAAGAGTTTTATACGGGATGTATGGTTTGGGCGTTTTTTCGAACAGAAAATATTTAAAATCTGCAAGAATTGTAGGGGATGTTTTAGGTAAATATCACCCTCATGGAGATTCTTCGGTATATGATGCGATGGTAAGAATGGCGCAACCATGGAGTTTGCGTTATCCGCAAGTAGATGGTCAAGGTAACTTCGGTTCTATGGACGGAGATCCACCTGCAGCAATGCGTTATACCGAAGCTAGATTGAAAAAAATCTCAGACGAAATTCTTTCTGATTTAGACAAAGAAACGGTAGATTTTCAAAACAACTTCGACGACTCTCTTACCGAGCCTAAAGTTCTTCCTACCAAAATTCCTAATCTTTTAGTAAACGGAACTTCGGGGATTGCTGTAGGTATGGCTACCAACATGGCGCCTCATAACTTATCTGAAGCTGTAGATGCTATTTGTGCTTATATTGACAATAGAGAAATCACCATAGATGAATTGATGAAGCATATTATTGCTCCAGATTTTCCAACAGGTGGTATTATTTATGGTTATGAAGGAGTAAGAGATGCTTTCCACACAGGAAGAGGCAGAATTGTGCTTCGTGCTAAAGTAAGTTTTGAGGAAATAGGCAATAGAAATGCGATCATCGTTACCGAAATCCCTTACCAAGTGAATAAAGCAGAGATGATTGCCAGAACTGCAGAATTGGTAAAAGATGAAAAAATTCCTGGAATTTATGAAATCAGAGACGAGTCTGACAGAAACGGTCTTAGAGTAGTTTATGAATTAAAGAATGACGCTATTCCAAATGTTGTTCTTAACTTATTGTATAAATACACTTCGCTTCAGACTTCTTTCTCTGTTAATAATATCGCTTTAGTTCATGGTAGACCAGAACAATTAAATCTTAAAGATATTATTCATCATTTCGTAGACCATCGTCACGAAGTGATTGTGAGAAGAACAGAATATGAGCTGAAAAAAGCGAAAGAAAGAGCGCATATTTTAGAAGGTTTTATGAAGGTAATTGGTTCGCAAGAATCTCTTGATAAAGCCATTGCCATTATTCGTCATTCTGCAAATCCACAAGAAGCAAAAGAAGGATTAATTGCAGAATTCGAACTTTCAGAAATTCAAGCTCAAGCGATTCTAGATTTACGTCTTGCTCGTTTAACAGGAATGGAGCTTGACAAAATTAGAGCCGAGTATGAAGAAATTATGGCTTTAATTAAAGATTTGGAAGATATCTTGACCAACGAACCTAGAAGATACCAAATCATCAAAGATGAATTGCTAGAAGTTAAAGAAAAATACGGTGACGAAAGACGTTCAGAAATAGATTACTCAGGTGGAGAAATGTCTATCGAAGACTTAATTCCAGACGAAAAAGTAGTTCTTACAATTTCTCACGCTGGTTATATTAAGAGAACGCCACTTTCTGAATACAAAGTTCAAAGTAGAGGTGGAGTTGGTAATAAAGCTGCTACCACTAGAGATGCAGATTTCTTAGAATACATTGTTTCGGCGACTAATCACCAATACATGATGTTCTTTACCGAAAAAGGAAAATGTTTCTGGTTAAGGGTTTTCGAAATTCCTGAAGGTTCTAAAACAGCGAAAGGAAGAGCGGTTCAGAATTTAATTAACATAGAACCAGATGATAAAATCAGAGCGTACATCAGAACCAATGATCTAAAAGATGTAGATTATGTAAATTCTATGTATGTAGTAATGGTGACTAAAAATGGTATCATCAAGAAAACATCTCTTGAACAATATTCTAGACCTAGAGTAAATGGTATTAATGCTATTGAAATTAGAGAAGATGACCAATTATTAGAAGCTAAATTAACTACAGGAACTTCTGAAATCATGATTGCTACTAAAGGTGGTAAATGTATCAGGTTCCCAGAAGAAAAAGTAAGAGCAGTTGGTAGAAGTTCTATTGGAGTTCGTGGTGTAGATTTATCTGATGGAGATGAGGTAATTGGCATGATTGTGGTAAATGATATTCAAAATGAAACTGTTTTGGTCGTTTCGGAGAAAGGATATGGTAAACGTACCGCAGTAGAAGATTATAGAATTACCAATAGAGGTGGAAAAGGAGTAATCACCCTTAATATTACTGAAAAAACAGGAAATCTTATTGCGATTCAGTCGGTTACAGATGAAGATGGTTTGATGATTATCAACAAATCTGGAGTTGCCATCAGAATGGGAATGGATGACCTAAGAGTTATGGGTAGAAATACTCAAGGAGTAAGAATGATTAATTTGAAAAATAATGACGAGATTGCTGCTGTTGCTAAAGTGATGATGGACAAAGAGGTAGAAGAAGAAACTGAAGAGACAGTAGAAAATAATGACGAAGAAACTCAAAATCAAGCTCCTCTAGAATCTCAAGAAGATACATTAAATAAGAACGAAGAAGAATAG